GCGGCGCGGAACCCCCGCGCACGTTCGTGGCGTAACCCCGCGGAACCGGGCCTAGGGAGCCTCGGCCGGTACTTCCGGAAGCGGCGCCCCCTGCGCCGGCGGTTGTCCCTGGAGCGGCTTCGTCGGCGTGATGCGGTCCTGGCCCGCGCCCGCGGCCTCCTGGCGCTCAGGCAGGAGCTCCAGGACGGCCTGCCGGTACGCCGGGTGCGTGGCGTCGTCGTACGGGTCCGGGGTGGCGGGTACCTGGAGCCGGTGGACCGGCCCCGTGCCGAGCCGGGCGTACCCGCGCCCCGGCGGTACCTGTGCGGTGGGCGTGGTGTGCGGCGGCAGGCCCAGTACGTCGGCGATCTGCTGGACGGAGGCGGGCCCGAGCACGATGCGGGCCCTGGTGTGCTGCCAGACGGCGTCGTTCAGCAGTTCCAGGTGGTCGAACTGCTCGGCCACCACCACCGTGACGTGCGCGGCCCGGCCGTGCCGCAGCGGCACCTGGAGCTGGGCCAGCGGGTCGGGGAGGCCCTCGGCGGCCGCCAGGTGGCCCGGCACGCTCGGCTGGTCCAGCAGGATCCACAGGGGCCGCCGGGTGTCGTCGGGGGCGGGGCGCCCGGCCTCCCGGGCCCGGTGGGTGGCCACCAGCCGCCGCTCGGTCTCCTGGGCGGCCCATTCGAGGGTGGCCAGGGCCCCGGTGGGCCCGGACTCCACGGCGAGGACGCCCGTGCGGCCGGACAGGCAGGAGTACTCGCCGCTGCCGCCGCCGTCGATGATCAGTACGTCGCCGCCGTGCCGCAGGGCCTGCAGGGCGACGGAGCGCAGCAGGCTGGTGGCGCCGCTGCCGGGCCGGCCGACGGCCAGCAGGTGGGGCTCGGTGGAGCGGGGGCCGGTCCGCCAGATCACCGGCGGCACGTCCCGCGGCTCGTCCCCCTCCAGGACGGGCAGGGTGCGCTGCACGCTGCCGGCGTCGGTGAAGCCGAGCACGGTCTCCCCGGGGGAGGTCACGAACGGCTGGGCGGCGATGCCCGTCGGCAGCGCCGCCAGCACCCTCAGGTCGAGCTGGTTGCCCTCCTCGTCCCAGTCGAAGAGATACTCCCGTCCGCGCCCGGACTTGGCGTGCAGCAGTGCCTCGATCCGGGCCCTCGATGTGGCCTCGCCATCGGTGAAGTAGGCCGGGTAGCGGATGTGGAGCCGGGTGACGCGGCCCGCCTCGTCGAACTCGTAGCCGCTGAAGGCCTTGTCCCACTCCCCGCCGTGGGCGAAGAGCGGACTCGGGTCCTCCGGGATGGAGAAGTACGGCACGAGGGCTTCGTAGAGGGAGCCGAGCCGTTCGGTCTCGGCATCGCTGGGCCCGGTCTTCACCGGGTTGCGGTCGCGTCCCTGCCAGGCCGCCGCCGCCATGAGGGTGATCAGGGCGAGGAGCGGGCCGTAGGGGACGAGCGCGACCACGAGGACGCAGGCGGCCCCCAGGAACAGCGCGGGACCACGCTTGTCCTTGGGGGTCTCGGACCATTTGCGCCGCCCGGCCGAGGCCAGGATGCGCAGGCCGCGTCCGATGGTGAGGAGCGGATGGAGGACGTCCGTGGCACTGTCGGCGGCCGTGCGAGCGAAGTCGCGGCCCCGGGCCAGCGACGCGGTGCCGCTGCTGAGGATGCGGGGAAGTGGGCGCCGGGCCACGGGCGTCTCCTGGAGTTGTGGTGTGACGTGTGATTCGGGTGTCGCTGGTGATGCGGTGCGGTGGCCGGGCTAGAGCTTGATCCCGCCGAGCAGGCTCGCGAGGCTCGCCGTGCTCGCCGTGATGCTCGGGGCGATGGCGGAGCCGGCGAGGAAGAAGCCGAAGAGCGAGCAGACGAACGCGTGGGTCAGCTTCATTCCGTCCTTCTTGAAGAACAGGAAGCAGATGATGCCCAGCAGTACGACGCCAGAGATGGACAGGACCATGAGAAGTTCTCCTGGTTGGTGGGGACAGTCACCATCAGTTCTTCCAGGCTCACAGGAAGTATCAATGCGACAAAAGGTGCATACGGGTGAATCGGGCGGTTTTTCACTTGACCGGCTCACCCCGGCTGGCGCGTCCGGCGCGAAGGGGGTCGAAGGTGATCATTGCCGCGGCCGGGGCCGTACATGTGCAGGTCCGGGCGCTACTCTGACGATTCACCCGTACGGACGCAGTGCCGTGCACCCCCCTGCCCGCACGGCCCGGGGAAGCTTCATGCCAGCAGCGAGTGAAAGGCGGTACGCGCGATGAGCGAGCACACCGAGGGCACCTCCCCCGACGCACCCGACGAGGAGGTCGTCGAACTGGCCACCAAGATCTTCGACCTCGCCCGTCAGGGCGAGACCGCGCAGCTCGCCGCGTACCTCGACGCGGGCGTCCCGGCGAACCTCACCAACGACCGCGGCGACACCCTCGTGATGCTGGCCGCCTACCACGGCCACGCGGAGACCGTCACGGCCCTGCTGACCCGCGGCGCCGAGGCCGACCGGGCCAACGACCGCGGTCAGACCCCGCTCGCCGGAGCCGTCTTCAAGGGTGAGGAGTCCGTCATCCGCGCCCTGCTCGCCGGCGGGGCCGATCCGAACGCCGGAACCCCCTCCGCCGTGGACACGGCGCGCATGTTCGCAAAGGCCGACCTGCTGGAACTCTTCGGAGCCAAGTAGTCCGCTTTTTGCCGGGTCGTGGCCGGTGTAGACCTCACAGGTTGGTCACGGCAGCCGTAAATGTGGTCGCGGCGCACAAACCGGCTGGGTCATCATGGCGTCGGATTCGATTCGCGAGCACGGGGGACGGGCAGGACGGGCAGGACGCGAAGGGTGTCCCGGCCGGGTCCGGCCGCCATGGTCACGAAGCACCGACGAGAGTGAGAAGGCAATGGTCTACATCGAGCGGAACACGACGGCGAACGCCCTCACATGCTGTTACGCGGCCCTGTGAATTCCGATTCCCGGTTGCGTCCCCAGCTTGATTTGAGGCCATTCCCATGTTCGAACCAGTCATAGCGCCGAGCGGCACCCTGCTCGGGCTCCTCCAGCGCGGCCGCGGCGACGGCACGCTGCACGCACTCGCGGCGCCCAGGGTCGAGGCCCTCGCGGCACTCAACCACTGCGTCCTCCGCGATCCGCGCCAGGACTGGCAGGTCGAGAACCGCTCCCTGTACTACGCCAGGCTCTACCTGGACCTCGACGGCCCCCTCGGCGAGATCGAGAGCCACCTCTTCAGCGCCGACGACCTCGTCGACGAGGAGGACAACCGGACCGGCCTCGCGCTGTCCGTCCTGGGCCACCTGGCCTCGTACGGCCGCGACGACGCGCTCATGCTGCTGCGCCGCTACGCCGCCTCCGGGGCGAACTGGGCCTGGGCCCTCGACGAGCTCGCCCTGCGCGACGACGACGAGGGACTGCGCTCGCTGGGCGCGTCCGTCCTCGCCCGCTTCCCCGCCACCGCGGAGGGTGGGGCGCGGCTGGCCGCCGCCGTCCGCGACGCCTACGAGCCCCGGCCGTGGTGCCTGTGGGAAGAGTCACCGCTGTACGGGGACCGCTTGCGCGCCGCCCGTCAGCAGGGCTCCTTCGACCGCTGGCAGCGCCAGCTGACCCCGAACGGGCCCCGCCCGGGCTGGGGGGTCCAGGCGGTCTTCGACTGGGCCGCCGACGGCCTGCGCCGCGGCACACCGCTGCACGTGCCCGCCGCCCGCTGCCTGGCCGCCGTGGCCCAGCCCGAGGACCGCCCCGCCGTCCTCGCGGCCGCCGCCGGCGCCAACGGCGAGGCCGCCCGCGCCACCGCCCTGCACCACCTGGTCCTCGCCGAACCGGACAACCCGGCCGTACTGGACCTCATCGAAGCCGCCGCGGACGAGCCCGCCGTGGCCGCCTACGAGCGCATGTGCGGCCCCGAGGCCGTCGAACGGGCCCGGCGCTGGGTCCACCGCCCCGACGCCCTCGGAGCGGCCGCCGCGGCCATCCTGGCGGCCCGAGGCGGAGCCGAGGACGCCAAGCTGGTGCTCGGCGCGCTCCGCTCCACGGTCCGCGGCTCGGGCCCCGACACCCAGCGGCTCTTCGCCCTGGTGGACGGCGCCGGCCGGCTCGCGATCGGCTGCGCGGCGCCCGTACTGCGCCACATCTACCGGGAGACCGCCTCCTCCCACCTGCGCGGTCGCGCCGCCCAGGCCCTGGCCAGCACCGACCCCACGTTCGCGGCGGGCTTCGCCGTCGAATGCCTGTGGGACTGCGAGGAGACCACCCGCGAGGTGGCCGCCCGCAACGCCGAGACGGCCGACGCCCGCGTGGCGCCCCGGCTGCGCCGCCTGGCGGCGGACCCGGCGGAGGAAGAGGACGTGCAGTCCGCGGTACGGAGCCGGATAGCTCCGGAGTCCGCGGTGTAGCGCGACACGTACGAAACGTTCGCCGCGTACGCCGAGTACGACGCGTGCGACGGGCAGGCCGGTCACGGACGGGGGACACGCCCGTGACAGCGGGCCCGCCCCCGGCCGGTCCGCTGGGCCGGGCCCACCAGTGCCACCGCCGCACCCACGCCGCCTCAGGCCCTGCAGAACCTCACCGGGACCCCCGGCCGCGCCTGTGCCGCCGCGTCCAGGGCGCGGCCCGGCGGGACGACGCCCACCACCGGGTAGCCGCCCGTCACCGGGTGGTCGGCCAGGAACACCACCGGCAGGCCGTCCGGCGGGACCTGCACCGCGCCCAGCACCATCCCCTCGCTCGGCAGCTCCCCGGCCCGGGCGCGGACCAGCGGGGAACCGGCCTCCGTGCGCAGCCCGATGCGGTTGGACATAGCCGACACCCGGAACACCGCGCGCCACAGCCCGGAGAGCGACGCACCGGTGAACCAGTCCGCCCGCGGCCCGAGCCGGAGCGGGAGCAGCAGCTCCGAAGGGGCCCCCGGCAGCCCGCAGGCGTCCGCGCCGGCCGTCGGACCGGAGACCGCGGTGCCCACCGGCAGCAGGGTCCCCGCCGACAGGACGGGCGGGCCCAGGCCCGACAGCAGGTCCGTCGAGCGGCTGCCCAGGACCGGCGGGACGGCCAGCCCGCCCCGCACCGCGACGTAGCTGCGCAGCCCCGATTCCGCCCGGCCCACCTCCAGCTCCGCCCCCGGCGACAGCCGGACCGGCGCACCCCAGGCCACCGGGCGCCCGGAGACCCGTACGGGACACGGCGCACCCGTGACCGCCACCGTCGTCGCGGAAACGGCCCGCAGGGAGACGCCGTCCAGGGTGGTCTCCAGCGCCGCCGCGTCCGGCGGGTTGCCCAGCAGCCGGTTGGCCAGGGCGTACGCCGCCGTGTCCAGGGCGCCGGAACGGGGGACCCCCAGGTGCGCGTACCCCGGGCGGCCCCGGTCCTGCACCGTGGTCAGCGCGCCCGGCCGGACCACCAGCAGCCCGCTCATCCGGACACCTCCGTGAACCGCACCCGTACCCCCGGCGCGAACAGGGCCGCCGGTTCGCGCTCCGGATCCCAGAGGACCGCCTTCGTGGAGCCGATCAGCTGCCAGCCGCCGGGGGAGGAGCGCGGGTACACCCCCGCGTACTCCCCGGCCAGTGCCAGCGAGCCCGCGGGGACGGACGGCCGGGGCGTGTCCCGCCGGGGCAGGTGGAACCGTTCGGGCAGACCGGTCAGGTAGCCGAAGCCCGGCGCGAACCCGCAGAAGGCCACCCGGAACTCGGTCGCCCCGACGATGCGGGGCACCTCCCCGGGAGCCACCCCCCACAGCCGGGCCACGTCCGCCAGGTCCGGCCCGTCGTACCGCACCTCCACCGAGACCAGCGGCCCCTGCGAGGGCGCGAGCGGCGGCACTTCCCAGCGCGCGATCCGGGCACCGAGCGCGGCCGGATCCCGTACGCCGTCCAGCAGTACGGTCCGAGCCGCGGGCACGAGGTCCCGTACGGGGCCCAGCTCGCCCGCGTCGCGGCGGCGCAGCAGCTCGGCGTGGAGCGCGGCGACCTCCGCCGCCGAGTCCAGTTCGATCAGCAGCGCCTCACCGCCCACCACCAGGCTCCTCGGGCTCCTCACGCGAAGGCCTCCACCCGCACCCCGGCCGCGCCCAGGGCCTCCCGGACCCGCAGGGCCAGGCCCGCGGCCCCCGGGGTGTCCCCGTGCAGGCACAGCGAGCGCGCGGCCACGGGGACCAGGGAGCCGTCGGCCGCCAGTGCCGTCCGCTCGGCCGCCATCCGGACGGCCCGCACCACCACCGCATCCGGGTCGTGCAGCACGGCCCCGGGCTCGCCGCGCGGCACCAGCGTTCCGGCAGGCGTGTAGGCCCGGTCGGCGAAGGCCTCCGGCACGGGGGCCAGCCCCGCCTCCTCGGCGGCCGCGAGCAGCAGCGACCCGGGCAGCCCCAGCACCGGCAGGCCCCCGGTGGCCCCGGCCCCGGCCGCGAGCCGGACGCCGGCGACCACGGCGGCCGCCTGGTCGGCGTCGTACACGGCGCGGTTGTAGAGCGCACCGTGCGGTTTCACGTACGACACCCGAGATCCGGCCGCCCGCGCGAACACCTCCAACGCCCCGATCTGGTAGGCCACCTCGTCGGCGAGCTCGCCGGCCGGCACGTCCATGGACCGCCGCCCGAAGCCCGCCAGGTCGCGGTAGGACACCTGGGCGCCGATCCGTACGCCCCGGGCGGCGGCCAGCTCGCAGACCCGGCGCATGATGGACGGGTCCCCGGCGTGGAAGCCGCAGGCGACGTTGGCGCTCGTGACGACGGACAGCAGGGCCTCGTCGTCGGTGAGGGTCCAGCGTCCGAAACCTTCGCCGAGATCGGCGTTGAGGTCGATCACGGGCGCGGATGCGATCATGGAAGCCATGCGCCTGAGGGTAGAACAGGCGGCGTCCCCGGCCGGCCGGGAACGATCCGAACCTTCGGAATCATCGGAACCCATGCGAACGATCCGGCCGAACCGACGCGTTTGGGATGTTGTCAGGGTCAGCGCCTAGTCTTTGTCCGTGACTCTCCCTGCCCCGGCGAAGACCTTTCCGTCCCCGGCGCCGGGCCCGGCCGCCGACGAGGGCCTGGCCCGGCGGCTGCGCGCCCTCGCCTGCACCGCCCCGCTGCACGACCTCGACGTACGCAAGGCCAATCTGGCCGGCGAGTACGGGGTCTACGCGATGGCGGAAGTCGCGCTGTCCGCGATCGACCTGGTCACGCTGAACATGGACTTCGACACGGGCGCCGACCACGAGCAGATAGTGGCCCGGCTGCTGCCGCGCGTCGCCGCCCAGGCCCCGGCCCGTCCGGCGGCCGAGCACGAGCGGGTGGCCCGCTGGGTGCTGGAGAACCTGATCAACGTCGGCAGCGTGGACCGCGGCTTCCGCGCGATCTACGGAACCTTCGGCCCGGACGGGGTCTACGTCCGCCGGGACTACGACTTCAAGCTGATCGAAGAGGTCCCCGGCCACGGCGGCGCGGTCTACCTCCGGACCACCGACGAGGCCGTCAACGTCCTGGTCGGCGCCCTCGACACGGACGTCACCAGCGCGCAGATCGCGGCCGAGGTGAAGCTGGAGGTGCTGATCAGCCGGGGCCGGCTGGCCGACGCCCAACTCGCCGCCGAGCAGGCCCGGTACCGGACCGTGCAGTACGCGGAGACCCTGCGCCGTACGTTGGACGCGACGCGGCGGAACGTCC
This genomic window from Streptomyces sp. NBC_01351 contains:
- a CDS encoding ankyrin repeat domain-containing protein, yielding MSEHTEGTSPDAPDEEVVELATKIFDLARQGETAQLAAYLDAGVPANLTNDRGDTLVMLAAYHGHAETVTALLTRGAEADRANDRGQTPLAGAVFKGEESVIRALLAGGADPNAGTPSAVDTARMFAKADLLELFGAK
- a CDS encoding HEAT repeat domain-containing protein, which encodes MFEPVIAPSGTLLGLLQRGRGDGTLHALAAPRVEALAALNHCVLRDPRQDWQVENRSLYYARLYLDLDGPLGEIESHLFSADDLVDEEDNRTGLALSVLGHLASYGRDDALMLLRRYAASGANWAWALDELALRDDDEGLRSLGASVLARFPATAEGGARLAAAVRDAYEPRPWCLWEESPLYGDRLRAARQQGSFDRWQRQLTPNGPRPGWGVQAVFDWAADGLRRGTPLHVPAARCLAAVAQPEDRPAVLAAAAGANGEAARATALHHLVLAEPDNPAVLDLIEAAADEPAVAAYERMCGPEAVERARRWVHRPDALGAAAAAILAARGGAEDAKLVLGALRSTVRGSGPDTQRLFALVDGAGRLAIGCAAPVLRHIYRETASSHLRGRAAQALASTDPTFAAGFAVECLWDCEETTREVAARNAETADARVAPRLRRLAADPAEEEDVQSAVRSRIAPESAV
- a CDS encoding biotin-dependent carboxyltransferase family protein; protein product: MSGLLVVRPGALTTVQDRGRPGYAHLGVPRSGALDTAAYALANRLLGNPPDAAALETTLDGVSLRAVSATTVAVTGAPCPVRVSGRPVAWGAPVRLSPGAELEVGRAESGLRSYVAVRGGLAVPPVLGSRSTDLLSGLGPPVLSAGTLLPVGTAVSGPTAGADACGLPGAPSELLLPLRLGPRADWFTGASLSGLWRAVFRVSAMSNRIGLRTEAGSPLVRARAGELPSEGMVLGAVQVPPDGLPVVFLADHPVTGGYPVVGVVPPGRALDAAAQARPGVPVRFCRA
- a CDS encoding 5-oxoprolinase subunit B family protein; protein product: MRSPRSLVVGGEALLIELDSAAEVAALHAELLRRRDAGELGPVRDLVPAARTVLLDGVRDPAALGARIARWEVPPLAPSQGPLVSVEVRYDGPDLADVARLWGVAPGEVPRIVGATEFRVAFCGFAPGFGYLTGLPERFHLPRRDTPRPSVPAGSLALAGEYAGVYPRSSPGGWQLIGSTKAVLWDPEREPAALFAPGVRVRFTEVSG
- a CDS encoding LamB/YcsF family protein, which encodes MASMIASAPVIDLNADLGEGFGRWTLTDDEALLSVVTSANVACGFHAGDPSIMRRVCELAAARGVRIGAQVSYRDLAGFGRRSMDVPAGELADEVAYQIGALEVFARAAGSRVSYVKPHGALYNRAVYDADQAAAVVAGVRLAAGAGATGGLPVLGLPGSLLLAAAEEAGLAPVPEAFADRAYTPAGTLVPRGEPGAVLHDPDAVVVRAVRMAAERTALAADGSLVPVAARSLCLHGDTPGAAGLALRVREALGAAGVRVEAFA